From Armatimonadota bacterium, the proteins below share one genomic window:
- a CDS encoding adenylate/guanylate cyclase domain-containing protein, producing MADIAGSTERAAALGDRRWREVLDRFHAMVRREVARHRGTVVDLAGDGVLATFDAAARAIRSALALRDGARRLGLEIRTGLHTGEVEVTGSRVAGICVHLTARVAALAAPGEILATGTVRDLVTGAGFRFADRGEHELRGVPGRWRVLAVQPS from the coding sequence GTGGCCGACATCGCGGGCTCCACCGAGCGGGCCGCTGCGCTGGGCGACCGCCGCTGGCGGGAGGTCCTGGACAGGTTCCACGCCATGGTCCGCCGGGAGGTCGCCCGTCACCGGGGGACCGTGGTGGACCTGGCCGGCGACGGCGTGCTGGCCACCTTCGACGCGGCCGCCCGCGCCATCCGCAGCGCCCTGGCCCTCCGGGACGGCGCCCGACGGCTGGGCCTGGAGATCCGCACGGGGCTGCACACCGGCGAGGTGGAGGTCACCGGCAGCCGGGTCGCCGGGATCTGCGTGCACCTGACCGCGCGGGTGGCCGCCCTGGCCGCGCCCGGCGAGATCCTGGCGACGGGAACCGTGCGCGACCTGGTGACCGGCGCGGGGTTCCGGTTCGCCGACCGCGGCGAGCACGAGCTGCGGGGCGTGCCCGGCCGGTGGCGGGTGCTGGCCGTGCAGCCCTCGTAG